The following proteins are co-located in the Sebastes umbrosus isolate fSebUmb1 chromosome 24, fSebUmb1.pri, whole genome shotgun sequence genome:
- the mcf2la gene encoding guanine nucleotide exchange factor DBS isoform X2, translating to MALNRVSLLCHDITRLWLQLKMITDGILQREDGPLYAAEIGSELQKQFAILPGGRGMDGSPIIVFPEFPEFSELEEEEVQNVFSYLSNIPSVAASGVGFILVIDRRLDRWAAVRATLLRIAGSFPGNLHLVLVLRPTTLLQRALSDFLFKYNKDEFKMKVVMLSSVTELHAYIDPGQLTTELGGTQEYCHDSWISHRTAIEAFALMVKTTAQTLQAFGTELAETELPNDADATTDLLHTHTLKKDKMKEDLQVALSQGGRLLECINEPLQTDPEYSMTYDEQENLATVQRLLGQLDETETAFDDFWERHRTKLEQCLQLRHFEQHFREVRAQLDVTSERLSGFSEVSISPAHAEHVLRELSGHEDKACDALDRALSLAGEGDRLIENSHYAEDSIRPKCCELRGVCEEISSTLWSKKSLLLRAMELHHALEKASRWCEEGIFLLANQPVDRCQSQDGAEAALQELERYLDTAALHNLTDRSAIYSQYEAVLTTQLRDQVERVFQKQSSVEEMFEKRRVSLKKLAAKQTRPVQPVAPRPEVKSPLSSPNQQRKDRRYSADNAICKKVESPLHNGGTRHASLSEEEENLAVLRRHVMNELLETERAYVEELLCVLEGYAAEMDNPAMAHLIPSALLSKKVVLFGNMPEIYQFHKRTFLKELEAYTDCPELVGRCFLERMKDLQIYEAYCQNKPRSESLWRQCSDCAFFQECQKKLEHKLGLDSYLLKPVQRITKYQLLLKELLKYSKGCDGCDDLQEALSSILGILKAVNDSMHLIAITGYEGNLTELGRLMMQGSFSVWTEHKKGHAKVKDLARFKPMQRHLFLHQKALLFCKRREENGEGYEKAPSYSFKHSLSMSAVGITESAKGDNKKFEIWCNSRDEVFIVQAATPEIKTTWVSEIRKVLTQQLKACRVHVSEASQQKSSDSVFPSPTSNSTSISLSPFRSSGQKSQKKQEEKKAETSTTSDANSSPKHKDEPVTSPTTDRSSVAKKRFTLQGFSNLKSPKGSALSPEHTSKRHLVKSDPTPFGFKGWNKASLSVDATEETDGYSSGEDPLNSDPEDEVEKKLAPGKYTVVADCEKAGPQELSVKSGDMVQLIREGEEGQWFVKNLRSSKEGWVAAANLLSLITESKSSQSLSSSDGSVSGNLSTSSSCSETYTSFSDIKP from the exons ATGGCATCCTGCAGAGGGAAGACGGTCCTCTGTATGCGGCAGAAATCGGCTCTGAGCTCCAGAAACAGTTTGCCATCCTGCCAG GGGGCCGCGGGATGGACGGCAGCCCCATCATCGTCTTCCCAGAGTTCCCGGAGTTCAgcgagctggaggaggaggaggtccagAATGTCTTCAGCTACCTCAGCAACATCCCGAG CGTTGCCGCATCAGGAGTGGGCTTCATCCTGGTCATCGACAGACGACTGGACCGATGGGCCGCCGTCAGGGCTACCCTGCTCCGCATCGCT GGTTCATTTCCAGGGAACTTACACTTGGTTCTGGTGTTGCGTCCCACTACTTTGCTCCAGCGGGCTCTGTCAGACTTCCTGTTCAAGTACAACAAGGATGAGTTCAAAATGAAG GTGGTGATGCTGAGTTCGGTGACTGAGCTCCACGCCTATATCGACCCGGGACAGCTGACCACGGAGCTGGGAGGCACGCAGGAATACTGCCACGACAGCTGGATCTCACACCGcact GCGATCGAGGCATTCGCCCTCATGGTGAAGACCACGGCTCAGACGCTGCAGGCGTTCGGCACTGAGCTCGCAGAGACGGAGTTACCCAACGACGCCGACGCCACCACCgacctgctgcacacacacactctgaagaAGGATAAAATGAAG GAGGACCTGCAGGTGGCGCTGTCTCAGGGGGGACGCCTGTTGGAGTGTATAAACGAGCCTCTGCAGACGGACCCTGAATACAGCATGACCTACGATGAACAGGAAAACTTAGCTACTGTACAAAG ACTCCTGGGTCAGCTGGACGAAACAGAAACGGCGTTTGACGACTTCTGGGAGCGTCACCGCACCAAGCTGGAGCAGTGCTTACAGCTCCGTCATTTTGAACAACACTTCCGTGAA GTGCGCGCCCAGCTCGACGTCACATCGGAGCGGCTGTCGGGTTTCTCGGAGGTCagcataagccccgcccacgcCGAGCACGTCCTCCGAGAGCTCAGCGGACACGAGGACAAGGCCTGT GACGCACTCGACCGTGCCCTGTCCCTGGCCGGCGAAGGCGACAGGCTGATAGAAAACTCCCACTATGCCGAGGACTCCATCAGGCCCAAGTGCTGCGAGCTCAGAGGAGTGTGCGAGGAGATCAGCTCCACCCTGTGGAGCAAGAAGAGCCTCCTGCTCCGGGCGATGGAGCTCCACCACGCTCTGGAGAAG GCGTCACGGTGGTGCGAGGAGGGCATCTTCCTGCTGGCCAACCAGCCGGTGGACCGCTGTCAGTCTCAGGACGGAGCTGAAGCAGCTCTGCAAGAACTGGAGCGCTACCTGGACACGGCAGCGCTGCACAACCTCACCGACCGCAGCGCCATATACAGCCAGTACGAGGCGGTGCTCACTACTCAGCTCAGG GACCAGGTAGAGAGAGTTTTCCAGAAGCAGAGCTCCGTCGAGGAGATGTTTGAGAAGAGACGCGTCAGCCTGAAGAAACTCGCCGCCAAACAGACCAGACCAGTCCAGCCAGTAGCACCGAGACCTGAAGTGAAGTCTCCGCTCTCCTCTCCCA ATCaacagagaaaagacagaagaTACTCCGCAGATAATGCCATCTGCAAAAAG gtggagTCTCCCCTTCATAACGGTGGCACCAGACATGCTTCTctctcagaagaagaagaaaacctgGCTGTACTTCGGCG CCACGTGATGAATGAACTGCTGGAGACGGAGAGAGCGTATGTGGAGGAGCTGCTGTGCGTGCTGGAG GGCTACGCAGCGGAGATGGACAACCCAGCCATGGCTCACCTCATCCCCAGCGCCCTGCTGAGCAAGAAGGTCGTCCTGTTTGGCAACATGCCTGAAATCTACCAGTTTCATAAGAGGACGTTTCTAAAGGAACTGGAAGCGTACACTGACTGCCCAGAACTAGTGGGCCGCTGCTTTTTAGAGAGG ATGAAGGACCTGCAGATCTACGAGGCGTACTGCCAGAACAAACCTCGCTCTGAGAGCTTGTGGAGACAGTGCTCCGACTGTGCCTTCTTCCAG GAGTGCCAGAAGAAGCTGGAACATAAACTTGGTTTGGACTCCTACCTCCTTAAACCCGTCCAGAGAATCACCAAGTACCAGCTGCTGCTCAAG GAGTTGTTGAAGTACAGTAAGGGCTGCGATGGCTGCGACGACCTACAGGAggccctctcctccatcctggGCATCCTGAAGGCGGTGAACGACTCCATGCACCTCATCGCCATCACAGGATACGAG GGAAACCTGACGGAGCTGGGTCGCCTGATGATGCAGGGCTCCTTCAGCGTGTGGACGGAGCATAAAAAAGGTCACGCCAAGGTCAAGGACCTGGCCCGGTTCAAGCCCATGCAGAGGCACCTGTTCCTGCACCAGAAGGCGCTGCTCTTCTgcaagaggagggaggagaacgGCGAGGGCTACGAGAAAGCTCCGTCGTACAGCTTCAAGCACTCCCTCAGC ATGAGTGCGGTGGGCATCACAGAGAGCGCTAAAGGAGACAACAAGAAGTTTGAGATTTGGTGTAACTCCAGGGATGAAGTTTTTATAGTCCAG GCCGCAACGCCAGAGATTAAAACAACGTGGGTGAGCGAGATCCGCAAGGTGCTGACCCAGCAGCTCAAAGCCTGCAGAG TTCATGTTTCAGAGGCCAGTCAGCAGAAGAGCTCCGACTCCGTTTTCCCGAGTCCAACCAGCAACAGCACCTCCATCTCCCTCAG TCCGTTTCGTAGCAGCGGTCAGAAAAGCCAGAAGAAGCAAGAGGAGAAGAAGGCGGAGACGAGCACGACGTCTGACGCCAACTCTTCGCCCAAACACAAAG ATGAACCAGTGACCAGTCCGACCACTGACAGGTCCTCAGTGGCTAAAAAGCGTTTTACTTTGCAGGGCTTCAGCAATCTGAAGAGTCCGAAAG GCTCGGCCCTGAGCCCCGAGCACACCTCCAAACGCCACTTGGTCAAGAGCGACCCCACGCCGTTTGGGTTCAAAG GCTGGAACAAGGCGTCTCTCTCGGTGGACGCCACAGAAGAGACCGACGGGTACTCCAGCGGCGAGGATCCTTTGAACTCTGACCCCGAGGACGAAGTAGAAAAGAAGCTG GCTCCGGGAAAGTACACGGTGGTGGCGGACTGCGAGAAGGCGGGACCTCAGGAGCTGTCCGTCAAGAGCGGAGACATGGTCCAGCTAatcagagaaggagaggagggacagTG GTTTGTGAAGAACCTTCGCAGCAGTAAGGAGGGCTGGGTGGCCGCAGCAAACCTCCTCAGCCTCATCACAGAGTCCAAGTCATCCCAGTCGCTCAGCAGCTCAG ATGGCAGCGTCTCTGGCAACCTCAGCACTTCTTCCAGCTGCAGCGAGACATACACCAGCTTCTCCGACATCAAACCCTGA
- the mcf2la gene encoding guanine nucleotide exchange factor DBS isoform X1 translates to MKECTVRREYGGERFVRISLEEMESYYRCAQCCQQLHNGILQREDGPLYAAEIGSELQKQFAILPGGRGMDGSPIIVFPEFPEFSELEEEEVQNVFSYLSNIPSVAASGVGFILVIDRRLDRWAAVRATLLRIAGSFPGNLHLVLVLRPTTLLQRALSDFLFKYNKDEFKMKVVMLSSVTELHAYIDPGQLTTELGGTQEYCHDSWISHRTAIEAFALMVKTTAQTLQAFGTELAETELPNDADATTDLLHTHTLKKDKMKEDLQVALSQGGRLLECINEPLQTDPEYSMTYDEQENLATVQRLLGQLDETETAFDDFWERHRTKLEQCLQLRHFEQHFREVRAQLDVTSERLSGFSEVSISPAHAEHVLRELSGHEDKACDALDRALSLAGEGDRLIENSHYAEDSIRPKCCELRGVCEEISSTLWSKKSLLLRAMELHHALEKASRWCEEGIFLLANQPVDRCQSQDGAEAALQELERYLDTAALHNLTDRSAIYSQYEAVLTTQLRDQVERVFQKQSSVEEMFEKRRVSLKKLAAKQTRPVQPVAPRPEVKSPLSSPNQQRKDRRYSADNAICKKVESPLHNGGTRHASLSEEEENLAVLRRHVMNELLETERAYVEELLCVLEGYAAEMDNPAMAHLIPSALLSKKVVLFGNMPEIYQFHKRTFLKELEAYTDCPELVGRCFLERMKDLQIYEAYCQNKPRSESLWRQCSDCAFFQECQKKLEHKLGLDSYLLKPVQRITKYQLLLKELLKYSKGCDGCDDLQEALSSILGILKAVNDSMHLIAITGYEGNLTELGRLMMQGSFSVWTEHKKGHAKVKDLARFKPMQRHLFLHQKALLFCKRREENGEGYEKAPSYSFKHSLSMSAVGITESAKGDNKKFEIWCNSRDEVFIVQAATPEIKTTWVSEIRKVLTQQLKACRVHVSEASQQKSSDSVFPSPTSNSTSISLSPFRSSGQKSQKKQEEKKAETSTTSDANSSPKHKDEPVTSPTTDRSSVAKKRFTLQGFSNLKSPKGSALSPEHTSKRHLVKSDPTPFGFKGWNKASLSVDATEETDGYSSGEDPLNSDPEDEVEKKLAPGKYTVVADCEKAGPQELSVKSGDMVQLIREGEEGQWFVKNLRSSKEGWVAAANLLSLITESKSSQSLSSSDGSVSGNLSTSSSCSETYTSFSDIKP, encoded by the exons ATGGCATCCTGCAGAGGGAAGACGGTCCTCTGTATGCGGCAGAAATCGGCTCTGAGCTCCAGAAACAGTTTGCCATCCTGCCAG GGGGCCGCGGGATGGACGGCAGCCCCATCATCGTCTTCCCAGAGTTCCCGGAGTTCAgcgagctggaggaggaggaggtccagAATGTCTTCAGCTACCTCAGCAACATCCCGAG CGTTGCCGCATCAGGAGTGGGCTTCATCCTGGTCATCGACAGACGACTGGACCGATGGGCCGCCGTCAGGGCTACCCTGCTCCGCATCGCT GGTTCATTTCCAGGGAACTTACACTTGGTTCTGGTGTTGCGTCCCACTACTTTGCTCCAGCGGGCTCTGTCAGACTTCCTGTTCAAGTACAACAAGGATGAGTTCAAAATGAAG GTGGTGATGCTGAGTTCGGTGACTGAGCTCCACGCCTATATCGACCCGGGACAGCTGACCACGGAGCTGGGAGGCACGCAGGAATACTGCCACGACAGCTGGATCTCACACCGcact GCGATCGAGGCATTCGCCCTCATGGTGAAGACCACGGCTCAGACGCTGCAGGCGTTCGGCACTGAGCTCGCAGAGACGGAGTTACCCAACGACGCCGACGCCACCACCgacctgctgcacacacacactctgaagaAGGATAAAATGAAG GAGGACCTGCAGGTGGCGCTGTCTCAGGGGGGACGCCTGTTGGAGTGTATAAACGAGCCTCTGCAGACGGACCCTGAATACAGCATGACCTACGATGAACAGGAAAACTTAGCTACTGTACAAAG ACTCCTGGGTCAGCTGGACGAAACAGAAACGGCGTTTGACGACTTCTGGGAGCGTCACCGCACCAAGCTGGAGCAGTGCTTACAGCTCCGTCATTTTGAACAACACTTCCGTGAA GTGCGCGCCCAGCTCGACGTCACATCGGAGCGGCTGTCGGGTTTCTCGGAGGTCagcataagccccgcccacgcCGAGCACGTCCTCCGAGAGCTCAGCGGACACGAGGACAAGGCCTGT GACGCACTCGACCGTGCCCTGTCCCTGGCCGGCGAAGGCGACAGGCTGATAGAAAACTCCCACTATGCCGAGGACTCCATCAGGCCCAAGTGCTGCGAGCTCAGAGGAGTGTGCGAGGAGATCAGCTCCACCCTGTGGAGCAAGAAGAGCCTCCTGCTCCGGGCGATGGAGCTCCACCACGCTCTGGAGAAG GCGTCACGGTGGTGCGAGGAGGGCATCTTCCTGCTGGCCAACCAGCCGGTGGACCGCTGTCAGTCTCAGGACGGAGCTGAAGCAGCTCTGCAAGAACTGGAGCGCTACCTGGACACGGCAGCGCTGCACAACCTCACCGACCGCAGCGCCATATACAGCCAGTACGAGGCGGTGCTCACTACTCAGCTCAGG GACCAGGTAGAGAGAGTTTTCCAGAAGCAGAGCTCCGTCGAGGAGATGTTTGAGAAGAGACGCGTCAGCCTGAAGAAACTCGCCGCCAAACAGACCAGACCAGTCCAGCCAGTAGCACCGAGACCTGAAGTGAAGTCTCCGCTCTCCTCTCCCA ATCaacagagaaaagacagaagaTACTCCGCAGATAATGCCATCTGCAAAAAG gtggagTCTCCCCTTCATAACGGTGGCACCAGACATGCTTCTctctcagaagaagaagaaaacctgGCTGTACTTCGGCG CCACGTGATGAATGAACTGCTGGAGACGGAGAGAGCGTATGTGGAGGAGCTGCTGTGCGTGCTGGAG GGCTACGCAGCGGAGATGGACAACCCAGCCATGGCTCACCTCATCCCCAGCGCCCTGCTGAGCAAGAAGGTCGTCCTGTTTGGCAACATGCCTGAAATCTACCAGTTTCATAAGAGGACGTTTCTAAAGGAACTGGAAGCGTACACTGACTGCCCAGAACTAGTGGGCCGCTGCTTTTTAGAGAGG ATGAAGGACCTGCAGATCTACGAGGCGTACTGCCAGAACAAACCTCGCTCTGAGAGCTTGTGGAGACAGTGCTCCGACTGTGCCTTCTTCCAG GAGTGCCAGAAGAAGCTGGAACATAAACTTGGTTTGGACTCCTACCTCCTTAAACCCGTCCAGAGAATCACCAAGTACCAGCTGCTGCTCAAG GAGTTGTTGAAGTACAGTAAGGGCTGCGATGGCTGCGACGACCTACAGGAggccctctcctccatcctggGCATCCTGAAGGCGGTGAACGACTCCATGCACCTCATCGCCATCACAGGATACGAG GGAAACCTGACGGAGCTGGGTCGCCTGATGATGCAGGGCTCCTTCAGCGTGTGGACGGAGCATAAAAAAGGTCACGCCAAGGTCAAGGACCTGGCCCGGTTCAAGCCCATGCAGAGGCACCTGTTCCTGCACCAGAAGGCGCTGCTCTTCTgcaagaggagggaggagaacgGCGAGGGCTACGAGAAAGCTCCGTCGTACAGCTTCAAGCACTCCCTCAGC ATGAGTGCGGTGGGCATCACAGAGAGCGCTAAAGGAGACAACAAGAAGTTTGAGATTTGGTGTAACTCCAGGGATGAAGTTTTTATAGTCCAG GCCGCAACGCCAGAGATTAAAACAACGTGGGTGAGCGAGATCCGCAAGGTGCTGACCCAGCAGCTCAAAGCCTGCAGAG TTCATGTTTCAGAGGCCAGTCAGCAGAAGAGCTCCGACTCCGTTTTCCCGAGTCCAACCAGCAACAGCACCTCCATCTCCCTCAG TCCGTTTCGTAGCAGCGGTCAGAAAAGCCAGAAGAAGCAAGAGGAGAAGAAGGCGGAGACGAGCACGACGTCTGACGCCAACTCTTCGCCCAAACACAAAG ATGAACCAGTGACCAGTCCGACCACTGACAGGTCCTCAGTGGCTAAAAAGCGTTTTACTTTGCAGGGCTTCAGCAATCTGAAGAGTCCGAAAG GCTCGGCCCTGAGCCCCGAGCACACCTCCAAACGCCACTTGGTCAAGAGCGACCCCACGCCGTTTGGGTTCAAAG GCTGGAACAAGGCGTCTCTCTCGGTGGACGCCACAGAAGAGACCGACGGGTACTCCAGCGGCGAGGATCCTTTGAACTCTGACCCCGAGGACGAAGTAGAAAAGAAGCTG GCTCCGGGAAAGTACACGGTGGTGGCGGACTGCGAGAAGGCGGGACCTCAGGAGCTGTCCGTCAAGAGCGGAGACATGGTCCAGCTAatcagagaaggagaggagggacagTG GTTTGTGAAGAACCTTCGCAGCAGTAAGGAGGGCTGGGTGGCCGCAGCAAACCTCCTCAGCCTCATCACAGAGTCCAAGTCATCCCAGTCGCTCAGCAGCTCAG ATGGCAGCGTCTCTGGCAACCTCAGCACTTCTTCCAGCTGCAGCGAGACATACACCAGCTTCTCCGACATCAAACCCTGA
- the mcf2la gene encoding guanine nucleotide exchange factor DBS isoform X3, which produces MKVVMLSSVTELHAYIDPGQLTTELGGTQEYCHDSWISHRTAIEAFALMVKTTAQTLQAFGTELAETELPNDADATTDLLHTHTLKKDKMKEDLQVALSQGGRLLECINEPLQTDPEYSMTYDEQENLATVQRLLGQLDETETAFDDFWERHRTKLEQCLQLRHFEQHFREVRAQLDVTSERLSGFSEVSISPAHAEHVLRELSGHEDKACDALDRALSLAGEGDRLIENSHYAEDSIRPKCCELRGVCEEISSTLWSKKSLLLRAMELHHALEKASRWCEEGIFLLANQPVDRCQSQDGAEAALQELERYLDTAALHNLTDRSAIYSQYEAVLTTQLRDQVERVFQKQSSVEEMFEKRRVSLKKLAAKQTRPVQPVAPRPEVKSPLSSPNQQRKDRRYSADNAICKKVESPLHNGGTRHASLSEEEENLAVLRRHVMNELLETERAYVEELLCVLEGYAAEMDNPAMAHLIPSALLSKKVVLFGNMPEIYQFHKRTFLKELEAYTDCPELVGRCFLERMKDLQIYEAYCQNKPRSESLWRQCSDCAFFQECQKKLEHKLGLDSYLLKPVQRITKYQLLLKELLKYSKGCDGCDDLQEALSSILGILKAVNDSMHLIAITGYEGNLTELGRLMMQGSFSVWTEHKKGHAKVKDLARFKPMQRHLFLHQKALLFCKRREENGEGYEKAPSYSFKHSLSMSAVGITESAKGDNKKFEIWCNSRDEVFIVQAATPEIKTTWVSEIRKVLTQQLKACRVHVSEASQQKSSDSVFPSPTSNSTSISLSPFRSSGQKSQKKQEEKKAETSTTSDANSSPKHKDEPVTSPTTDRSSVAKKRFTLQGFSNLKSPKGSALSPEHTSKRHLVKSDPTPFGFKGWNKASLSVDATEETDGYSSGEDPLNSDPEDEVEKKLAPGKYTVVADCEKAGPQELSVKSGDMVQLIREGEEGQWFVKNLRSSKEGWVAAANLLSLITESKSSQSLSSSDGSVSGNLSTSSSCSETYTSFSDIKP; this is translated from the exons ATGAAG GTGGTGATGCTGAGTTCGGTGACTGAGCTCCACGCCTATATCGACCCGGGACAGCTGACCACGGAGCTGGGAGGCACGCAGGAATACTGCCACGACAGCTGGATCTCACACCGcact GCGATCGAGGCATTCGCCCTCATGGTGAAGACCACGGCTCAGACGCTGCAGGCGTTCGGCACTGAGCTCGCAGAGACGGAGTTACCCAACGACGCCGACGCCACCACCgacctgctgcacacacacactctgaagaAGGATAAAATGAAG GAGGACCTGCAGGTGGCGCTGTCTCAGGGGGGACGCCTGTTGGAGTGTATAAACGAGCCTCTGCAGACGGACCCTGAATACAGCATGACCTACGATGAACAGGAAAACTTAGCTACTGTACAAAG ACTCCTGGGTCAGCTGGACGAAACAGAAACGGCGTTTGACGACTTCTGGGAGCGTCACCGCACCAAGCTGGAGCAGTGCTTACAGCTCCGTCATTTTGAACAACACTTCCGTGAA GTGCGCGCCCAGCTCGACGTCACATCGGAGCGGCTGTCGGGTTTCTCGGAGGTCagcataagccccgcccacgcCGAGCACGTCCTCCGAGAGCTCAGCGGACACGAGGACAAGGCCTGT GACGCACTCGACCGTGCCCTGTCCCTGGCCGGCGAAGGCGACAGGCTGATAGAAAACTCCCACTATGCCGAGGACTCCATCAGGCCCAAGTGCTGCGAGCTCAGAGGAGTGTGCGAGGAGATCAGCTCCACCCTGTGGAGCAAGAAGAGCCTCCTGCTCCGGGCGATGGAGCTCCACCACGCTCTGGAGAAG GCGTCACGGTGGTGCGAGGAGGGCATCTTCCTGCTGGCCAACCAGCCGGTGGACCGCTGTCAGTCTCAGGACGGAGCTGAAGCAGCTCTGCAAGAACTGGAGCGCTACCTGGACACGGCAGCGCTGCACAACCTCACCGACCGCAGCGCCATATACAGCCAGTACGAGGCGGTGCTCACTACTCAGCTCAGG GACCAGGTAGAGAGAGTTTTCCAGAAGCAGAGCTCCGTCGAGGAGATGTTTGAGAAGAGACGCGTCAGCCTGAAGAAACTCGCCGCCAAACAGACCAGACCAGTCCAGCCAGTAGCACCGAGACCTGAAGTGAAGTCTCCGCTCTCCTCTCCCA ATCaacagagaaaagacagaagaTACTCCGCAGATAATGCCATCTGCAAAAAG gtggagTCTCCCCTTCATAACGGTGGCACCAGACATGCTTCTctctcagaagaagaagaaaacctgGCTGTACTTCGGCG CCACGTGATGAATGAACTGCTGGAGACGGAGAGAGCGTATGTGGAGGAGCTGCTGTGCGTGCTGGAG GGCTACGCAGCGGAGATGGACAACCCAGCCATGGCTCACCTCATCCCCAGCGCCCTGCTGAGCAAGAAGGTCGTCCTGTTTGGCAACATGCCTGAAATCTACCAGTTTCATAAGAGGACGTTTCTAAAGGAACTGGAAGCGTACACTGACTGCCCAGAACTAGTGGGCCGCTGCTTTTTAGAGAGG ATGAAGGACCTGCAGATCTACGAGGCGTACTGCCAGAACAAACCTCGCTCTGAGAGCTTGTGGAGACAGTGCTCCGACTGTGCCTTCTTCCAG GAGTGCCAGAAGAAGCTGGAACATAAACTTGGTTTGGACTCCTACCTCCTTAAACCCGTCCAGAGAATCACCAAGTACCAGCTGCTGCTCAAG GAGTTGTTGAAGTACAGTAAGGGCTGCGATGGCTGCGACGACCTACAGGAggccctctcctccatcctggGCATCCTGAAGGCGGTGAACGACTCCATGCACCTCATCGCCATCACAGGATACGAG GGAAACCTGACGGAGCTGGGTCGCCTGATGATGCAGGGCTCCTTCAGCGTGTGGACGGAGCATAAAAAAGGTCACGCCAAGGTCAAGGACCTGGCCCGGTTCAAGCCCATGCAGAGGCACCTGTTCCTGCACCAGAAGGCGCTGCTCTTCTgcaagaggagggaggagaacgGCGAGGGCTACGAGAAAGCTCCGTCGTACAGCTTCAAGCACTCCCTCAGC ATGAGTGCGGTGGGCATCACAGAGAGCGCTAAAGGAGACAACAAGAAGTTTGAGATTTGGTGTAACTCCAGGGATGAAGTTTTTATAGTCCAG GCCGCAACGCCAGAGATTAAAACAACGTGGGTGAGCGAGATCCGCAAGGTGCTGACCCAGCAGCTCAAAGCCTGCAGAG TTCATGTTTCAGAGGCCAGTCAGCAGAAGAGCTCCGACTCCGTTTTCCCGAGTCCAACCAGCAACAGCACCTCCATCTCCCTCAG TCCGTTTCGTAGCAGCGGTCAGAAAAGCCAGAAGAAGCAAGAGGAGAAGAAGGCGGAGACGAGCACGACGTCTGACGCCAACTCTTCGCCCAAACACAAAG ATGAACCAGTGACCAGTCCGACCACTGACAGGTCCTCAGTGGCTAAAAAGCGTTTTACTTTGCAGGGCTTCAGCAATCTGAAGAGTCCGAAAG GCTCGGCCCTGAGCCCCGAGCACACCTCCAAACGCCACTTGGTCAAGAGCGACCCCACGCCGTTTGGGTTCAAAG GCTGGAACAAGGCGTCTCTCTCGGTGGACGCCACAGAAGAGACCGACGGGTACTCCAGCGGCGAGGATCCTTTGAACTCTGACCCCGAGGACGAAGTAGAAAAGAAGCTG GCTCCGGGAAAGTACACGGTGGTGGCGGACTGCGAGAAGGCGGGACCTCAGGAGCTGTCCGTCAAGAGCGGAGACATGGTCCAGCTAatcagagaaggagaggagggacagTG GTTTGTGAAGAACCTTCGCAGCAGTAAGGAGGGCTGGGTGGCCGCAGCAAACCTCCTCAGCCTCATCACAGAGTCCAAGTCATCCCAGTCGCTCAGCAGCTCAG ATGGCAGCGTCTCTGGCAACCTCAGCACTTCTTCCAGCTGCAGCGAGACATACACCAGCTTCTCCGACATCAAACCCTGA